A single genomic interval of Streptomyces sp. 1222.5 harbors:
- a CDS encoding thioesterase II family protein → MRIPVLCFPFAGAGASAFRRCQEYGSDTVLLTPVQLPGREERFGEEPYTDVVAAVDDLLPGVLDQVAGSPAVALFGHSLGAVLAYEMAHRIAALGRPEVVKLFVSGSPGPWTRRETRATGLSDDEFLRQVRAFAGYSHPALEHPDLRELLLPPLRADVEMHENYLAPSQKPLTVPVVSVRGETDELVSKEQAAEWEASTTAGCRQVELPGGHMYLVDSPVGLVRLLDAELAAPGVLR, encoded by the coding sequence ATGCGGATTCCCGTTCTGTGCTTCCCCTTCGCGGGCGCCGGCGCCTCGGCGTTCCGCCGCTGCCAGGAGTACGGCAGCGACACCGTCCTCCTCACCCCCGTCCAACTGCCCGGCCGCGAGGAGCGGTTCGGCGAGGAGCCGTACACCGACGTGGTCGCGGCGGTGGACGACCTGCTGCCGGGCGTGCTGGACCAGGTCGCGGGCAGCCCGGCCGTGGCCCTCTTCGGACACAGTCTCGGCGCGGTCCTCGCCTACGAGATGGCACACCGCATCGCCGCGCTCGGCCGGCCCGAGGTGGTCAAGCTGTTCGTCTCCGGCTCCCCCGGCCCCTGGACCCGGCGGGAGACCCGGGCCACCGGCCTGAGCGACGACGAATTCCTGCGCCAGGTCCGGGCCTTCGCCGGCTACTCCCATCCCGCCCTCGAACACCCGGACCTGCGGGAACTGTTGCTGCCGCCGTTGCGCGCCGACGTCGAGATGCACGAGAACTACCTGGCGCCCTCCCAGAAGCCGCTGACGGTCCCGGTGGTCTCGGTGCGCGGGGAGACCGACGAACTGGTCTCCAAGGAGCAGGCAGCCGAGTGGGAGGCGTCCACCACGGCCGGCTGCCGCCAGGTCGAACTGCCCGGCGGACACATGTACCTGGTGGACTCGCCCGTCGGCCTGGTCCGGCTCCTGGACGCCGAACTCGCCGCGCCGGGAGTGCTCCGATGA
- a CDS encoding non-ribosomal peptide synthetase produces the protein MTSVRSGTPTRTPTPSPPVPDTRPDTDGDAVLLVTDHPRTRDAADAALASLRLPNAATPHDLAAFALLLHRYTGQRRLLLDVDLSERGAGALTLTVEPDEPVSALLARTAHAAPHQHSADTAVRYADHPVPAGPAELELTRDGTDLLLGYRSSLFDEPTVRRLGDHLRRIAAFLDRRPQAPVHEADLLGDEERALILSTFNDTSRPYPDSAGIPALFGEQARSNPDATAVTDRSGRLTYGELDAAADRLAHALRAAGARHGERVGLRTWRTADLVVGALGILKAGCAYLPLETGLPARRTEWLLADASVRVLVASPEVPVDFAFDGTVLHPTGHPSPHPAEHLTGPASAADLAYICYTSGTTGQPKGVEVTHRNVVRLVKGTDYVRFGRPLRVLPTGSIAFDASTFELWGPLLNGGSVHLVDSDVILDARALGRELAAHDITTLWLTSPLFNQLVEQDATAFRGLRELVVGGDALSSVHVAKAMTACSGVTLVNGYGPTENTTFSLTHRITRDDLGRIPIGRPIAHSTAYVLDDRGRLCPVGVPGELCLGGDGVARGYLGRPELTAERFVPDVFSPGGGRLYRSGDLARWRPDGIVEFLGRRDHQVKVRGFRIEPAEVEKAMLGHPDVAEAIVVARSRPGLGEKYLCGYYAGPRPPAPEVLRTHLAQALAPHMVPAHLVPLEALPLNHTGKVDRAALPDPGGADLPPGTTAVPASDDIERALVDLAEQALGIKGLGVAHDLRDLGADSLTATLIAAGVRERLGRECPVSAVLRSGTLGGLAALLRGSAPVTEPAIRPAPPRPSYPVTPQQRRLYFEQLKDERAVHYNVPVTLELPGGTDPLRLADALRRLTRRHDALRTRFAVTDDGEVVQHIDADVEPSIRVHDGEPTPLAAFVRPFDLSEAPLWRAEVHRTPAAVTLRLDLHHIVVDGYSLTPLFEDLATLYAGDEPPPPTLRYRDYAVWLAGPDGLRQRKSQEAYWRKEFVSPIDSGDLPTDRPRPPLRELAGDVVTFDLGPDRTARLRELARQRDVTLFAVLASAHGILLGRLKGTAHVTFGTPVSGRTAPGLHRTVGMFAQTVCLRGDADPALPYETYLRRTARTAEEAFAHQDFPFDDVVALAAPVRDYSRTPLFDALIALHSGRYTAVDFQGARVPLRLEPTGQAVFDLNLQIHEDAGTLRAAWQYASGLFRRDTVEGWRDDFVALLDALTADPTAPLGALCSDRPERPTRAAAEAFTAELDFDL, from the coding sequence ATGACCAGCGTGCGCAGCGGGACACCGACCCGGACGCCGACGCCGTCCCCGCCGGTTCCTGACACCCGCCCCGACACCGACGGCGACGCCGTCCTCCTCGTCACCGACCACCCGCGCACCCGGGACGCCGCCGACGCCGCGCTCGCCTCGCTGCGCCTGCCGAACGCGGCGACCCCGCACGACCTGGCGGCGTTCGCCCTCCTGCTGCACCGCTACACCGGTCAGCGACGGCTGCTGCTCGACGTCGATCTGAGCGAACGCGGCGCGGGGGCGCTGACCCTCACCGTCGAACCGGACGAACCCGTCTCCGCCCTGCTGGCCCGGACCGCGCATGCGGCCCCGCACCAGCACTCGGCGGACACCGCCGTACGCTACGCCGACCACCCCGTTCCCGCGGGTCCGGCCGAACTCGAGCTGACCCGGGACGGCACCGATCTGCTCCTCGGGTACCGTTCCTCGCTCTTCGACGAGCCGACCGTGCGGCGCCTCGGCGATCATCTCCGGCGCATCGCCGCGTTCCTCGACCGCCGCCCGCAGGCCCCGGTGCACGAGGCGGACCTGCTCGGCGACGAGGAACGGGCACTCATCCTCAGCACCTTCAACGACACCTCCCGGCCCTACCCCGACAGCGCCGGCATCCCGGCCCTCTTCGGCGAGCAGGCCCGCAGCAACCCGGACGCGACCGCCGTCACCGACCGCTCCGGCCGGCTGACCTACGGCGAGCTCGACGCGGCCGCCGACCGGCTGGCCCACGCCCTCCGGGCGGCCGGCGCACGGCACGGCGAGCGGGTCGGCCTGCGCACCTGGCGTACCGCAGACCTCGTCGTCGGTGCGCTCGGCATCCTCAAGGCCGGCTGCGCCTACCTGCCGCTGGAGACCGGCCTCCCGGCCCGGCGCACAGAATGGCTGCTCGCCGACGCCTCGGTGCGTGTCCTGGTCGCCTCGCCCGAGGTGCCCGTGGACTTCGCCTTCGACGGCACGGTGCTCCACCCCACGGGCCACCCTTCCCCGCACCCCGCGGAACACCTCACAGGGCCTGCCTCGGCGGCCGACCTCGCGTACATCTGCTACACCTCCGGAACCACCGGACAGCCCAAGGGCGTCGAGGTGACCCACCGCAATGTGGTGCGGCTGGTCAAGGGCACGGACTACGTACGGTTCGGGCGGCCCCTACGGGTCCTGCCCACCGGCTCCATCGCCTTCGACGCCAGTACCTTCGAGCTGTGGGGGCCGCTGCTGAACGGCGGCAGCGTGCACCTGGTGGACTCCGACGTCATCCTCGACGCACGCGCGCTCGGGCGTGAGCTGGCCGCCCACGACATCACCACCCTCTGGCTGACCTCACCGCTGTTCAACCAGCTCGTGGAACAGGACGCCACCGCGTTCCGCGGGCTGCGCGAACTCGTCGTCGGCGGCGACGCCCTGTCGTCCGTGCACGTCGCGAAGGCCATGACGGCCTGCTCCGGGGTCACCCTGGTCAACGGGTACGGCCCCACGGAGAACACCACCTTCTCGCTCACCCACCGCATCACCCGGGACGACCTGGGCCGGATACCGATCGGGCGCCCGATCGCGCACTCGACCGCCTACGTGCTGGACGACCGGGGGCGGCTGTGCCCCGTCGGCGTGCCCGGAGAGCTGTGCCTGGGCGGGGACGGTGTGGCGCGCGGCTATCTGGGCCGGCCCGAGCTGACCGCCGAACGCTTCGTGCCTGACGTGTTCTCCCCGGGCGGCGGACGCCTCTACCGCAGCGGCGACCTGGCGCGCTGGCGGCCCGACGGCATCGTGGAGTTCCTCGGCCGGCGCGACCACCAGGTCAAGGTGCGCGGGTTCCGTATCGAACCGGCCGAGGTGGAGAAGGCCATGCTCGGCCACCCGGACGTGGCGGAGGCCATCGTGGTCGCCCGCTCCCGCCCGGGCCTGGGGGAGAAGTACCTGTGCGGCTACTACGCCGGGCCGCGCCCGCCGGCGCCGGAGGTCCTGCGAACCCACCTCGCGCAGGCACTCGCGCCCCACATGGTCCCCGCCCACCTCGTCCCGCTCGAGGCGCTGCCGCTGAACCACACCGGCAAGGTCGACCGCGCCGCCCTGCCCGACCCCGGCGGCGCCGACCTGCCGCCCGGCACCACCGCCGTCCCTGCGTCGGACGACATCGAGCGGGCCCTGGTGGACCTCGCCGAACAGGCCCTGGGCATCAAGGGCCTCGGCGTCGCCCATGATCTGCGCGACCTCGGCGCCGACTCCCTCACCGCCACCCTCATCGCCGCGGGCGTCCGCGAGAGACTCGGGCGTGAGTGCCCCGTCAGCGCCGTGCTGCGATCGGGCACCCTGGGCGGGCTCGCCGCGTTACTGCGGGGGAGCGCCCCCGTCACCGAACCGGCGATCCGGCCCGCGCCGCCCCGCCCCTCGTATCCGGTCACCCCGCAGCAGCGCCGGTTGTACTTCGAGCAGCTCAAGGACGAACGGGCCGTGCACTACAACGTGCCGGTCACCCTCGAACTCCCCGGCGGCACCGATCCCTTGCGGTTGGCCGACGCCCTGCGCCGGCTGACCCGGCGCCATGACGCCCTGCGCACCCGGTTCGCCGTCACGGACGACGGCGAGGTCGTGCAGCACATCGACGCCGACGTCGAACCGTCGATCCGGGTCCACGACGGCGAACCCACGCCCCTCGCCGCATTCGTCCGACCCTTCGACCTGTCCGAGGCACCCCTGTGGCGGGCGGAGGTGCACCGCACGCCGGCCGCCGTCACCCTGCGCCTGGACCTGCACCACATCGTGGTCGACGGCTATTCGCTGACACCACTGTTCGAGGACCTCGCCACCCTCTACGCGGGCGACGAACCACCGCCCCCCACGCTCCGCTACCGCGACTACGCCGTGTGGCTGGCCGGACCCGACGGGCTGAGGCAGCGGAAATCCCAGGAGGCCTACTGGCGAAAGGAGTTCGTCTCCCCGATCGACTCCGGCGACCTGCCCACGGACCGGCCGCGGCCGCCCCTGCGCGAACTCGCGGGCGATGTCGTCACCTTCGACCTGGGCCCGGACCGCACGGCGCGCCTCAGGGAACTGGCCAGGCAGCGGGACGTCACCCTGTTCGCGGTGCTCGCCTCGGCCCACGGCATCCTGCTCGGCCGGCTCAAGGGCACGGCGCACGTCACGTTCGGCACACCCGTCTCGGGCCGCACCGCCCCCGGACTGCACCGCACGGTCGGCATGTTCGCTCAGACGGTATGTTTGCGCGGCGACGCGGATCCCGCGCTGCCCTACGAGACCTACCTGCGGCGTACCGCCCGCACCGCCGAGGAGGCCTTCGCCCACCAGGACTTCCCGTTCGACGACGTCGTCGCCCTGGCCGCGCCCGTACGCGACTACAGCCGCACCCCGCTGTTCGACGCCCTCATCGCCCTGCACAGCGGCCGCTACACGGCGGTCGACTTCCAGGGCGCCCGGGTGCCGCTGCGCCTGGAACCCACCGGGCAGGCCGTCTTCGACCTCAACCTGCAGATCCACGAGGACGCCGGCACCCTGCGGGCCGCCTGGCAGTACGCGTCCGGACTGTTCCGCCGGGACACGGTGGAGGGCTGGCGCGACGACTTCGTGGCCCTGCTGGACGCCCTCACCGCCGACCCGACAGCGCCACTCGGCGCCCTGTGTTCGGACCGCCCCGAGCGCCCGACCCGGGCCGCCGCGGAAGCCTTCACCGCCGAACTCGACTTCGACCTCTGA
- a CDS encoding non-ribosomal peptide synthetase, with translation MQSLDHEAALSAPHARDGHWRSQLAALAQPSGFLPDFRPREGRREPETGTHVLRLGTALTERLDRISRGKPDMLHIVLASALVALLGRHTGQDEVTVAQPTRGAAPEFAGGPLLVRARPDGTLRELLSRVSAAVREAEQHQDFPLADLAAQLGRSDVFETALELTDFHDPGPRTRGGTRFVAAREDDELVVSLHYDRHRFAEDSMRYAAAQYALLLERATAEPDLPVNRIDLCTAEDDAVLAASNDTRQPFDEDATVHGLFTAQAARTPDAPALLTDDTTVSFAELDTRSDRLARTLRERGIGPGAIVALIADRSPELIAGILAVLKAGAAYLPVDPTYPRSRIDYLLDDSSARLVLHQARFAGAAGATPGIDLDDEASYAEDAGPLEPSAAAGDVAYVIYTSGSTGRPKGVVVEHRSAVNRLTWMQRAYPVGPGDVLLQKTSVSFDVSVWELFWWSFTGAALALPAPGAEKDPAALLAAIEKHRVTTVHFVPSMLTMFLGHLARFGDGTELGTLRQVFTSGEALNPTQSEKFAGLVSGARLVNLYGPTEATVDVTHQPVAGLGHLARLPIGRPIDNIRLYVLDAEGRRSAVGVPGELHIGGAGVARGYLGRPELTAEKFVTGAAVRAATGEERLYRTGDRARLLPDGTLDYLGRVDLQVKVRGFRVEPGEIEERLRAHDQVRDAAVVAVDDGWQTSLRGFVVLDGEASEAALKEHIRQELPEYMIPGRVLELEQLPLTPNGKVDRAYLRTPEALSRKAPAHVAPRDEREETLTGIWRDVLGVARVGVHDNFFALGGNSIHFVSVLAKSRAKGLDFTFQQLFRHQTIAQLVESIDGDATTGDVVADVAARGAFQPFELISEADRALLPEDAEDAYPLSMLQAGLIFQTEITGGLGQYHDVLSYSITGAFDTEAFTEAVRQLTGRHPILRTTYHLTGYSEFLQIVHRDVPPPLTVDDLRHLDEAGQEAWHEAWLAREKSRAFVWEAGGLVTLHVQVLGEDHYRYTVSQHNSALDGWSISLLHTQLFELYHQIREGRDTSRPPVDNHLRNFVGLEQQALRSPESKDFWRSVLADPRPASVPPRPGAEHTDDFSVVLRDVPLPAGLARRVEATADALSVPFKDVLLAAHMKVLGLVTGQDTVMTGYEHSGRPELPGAETTLGLHLNTVPFQVDVASGTWADLVRRVYQAELDLLPHRRYPMAKMKQDLATQRTLFETTFNFTHFYLLKNLRRLPEFSLLGMRVDSETEFPFRTEFSRNFFTDEVELCLHYHTHLYDEDQIDRIGGYFVRVLESMTSEPDAPHEARRLLADEDAALLGLAPAEPRAESGTSGPAEGTASAATLARIRTAWAGVLGLPEQEIGADADFFALGGNSLSALRVVLELDGLVTLSDLTRVPRLTGLAALVDTREQDDEEELLHLLSSTADGARAAVVCVPYPCGHPVNFKPLADAIGELTDALVVYGLEPPGHNPSRPGDFTDVTETVERTVARIEATADLPLILWGHCGGAAVTVELARVLEERGFDLRHVFIGSKLLPLASEMRESIEMIESWTDDEIIRYMVEETGYSELDGLDTRYTSFTGSLFRHDVCGGYRYFIGLTDGGPDWRIQAPVTIVVADDDKGLTHAADAFRCWERVADHVDFQRLSSGGHYFVRGNPAETGELIRRAWASAAELEN, from the coding sequence ATGCAATCGCTCGACCACGAGGCAGCACTCTCCGCACCGCACGCGCGGGACGGTCACTGGCGATCCCAGCTGGCCGCGCTGGCGCAGCCCTCCGGCTTCCTCCCCGACTTCCGGCCGCGCGAGGGCCGACGCGAACCGGAGACCGGCACCCACGTCCTCCGCCTCGGTACGGCCCTTACCGAACGGCTCGACCGGATCAGTCGCGGCAAGCCCGACATGCTCCACATCGTCCTCGCCTCCGCGCTGGTCGCCCTGCTGGGCCGCCACACCGGCCAGGACGAGGTGACCGTCGCCCAGCCGACGCGCGGGGCCGCGCCCGAGTTCGCGGGCGGTCCGCTGCTGGTGCGCGCCCGGCCCGACGGCACCCTGCGCGAACTGCTGTCCCGGGTCTCGGCCGCCGTACGCGAGGCCGAACAGCATCAGGACTTCCCGCTGGCCGACCTCGCCGCCCAACTGGGTCGATCCGACGTCTTCGAGACCGCGCTGGAACTGACGGACTTCCACGACCCCGGCCCGCGCACCCGTGGCGGCACCCGCTTCGTCGCCGCCCGTGAGGACGACGAACTGGTGGTGAGCCTCCACTACGACCGCCACCGCTTCGCCGAGGACTCCATGCGGTACGCCGCCGCCCAGTACGCGCTGCTGCTGGAGCGCGCCACGGCCGAGCCGGACCTGCCGGTGAACCGGATCGACCTGTGCACCGCCGAGGACGACGCCGTCCTCGCGGCGAGCAACGACACCCGGCAGCCCTTCGACGAGGACGCCACCGTGCACGGCCTGTTCACCGCCCAGGCGGCCCGCACCCCCGACGCACCGGCCCTCCTGACGGACGACACCACCGTCAGCTTCGCCGAACTCGACACCCGCTCCGACCGGTTGGCCCGCACCCTGCGCGAGCGCGGGATCGGTCCGGGCGCGATCGTCGCCCTGATCGCCGACCGCTCCCCGGAGCTGATCGCGGGAATCCTCGCCGTCCTGAAGGCGGGCGCGGCCTATCTGCCGGTCGACCCCACCTACCCCCGCTCGCGCATCGACTACCTGCTCGACGACAGCTCCGCCCGCCTCGTCCTGCACCAGGCCCGCTTCGCCGGCGCCGCCGGCGCCACACCCGGGATCGACCTGGACGACGAGGCGTCCTACGCGGAAGACGCCGGCCCCCTCGAACCGTCCGCCGCAGCCGGGGACGTCGCCTACGTCATCTACACCTCAGGTTCGACCGGGCGTCCCAAGGGTGTCGTGGTGGAACACCGCAGCGCCGTCAACCGGTTGACCTGGATGCAGCGCGCCTACCCGGTGGGCCCCGGTGACGTCCTGCTGCAGAAGACCTCCGTCTCCTTCGACGTCTCCGTCTGGGAGCTGTTCTGGTGGTCCTTCACCGGAGCCGCCCTCGCGCTGCCCGCCCCCGGCGCCGAGAAGGACCCCGCCGCGCTGCTCGCCGCGATCGAGAAGCACCGCGTCACCACCGTGCACTTCGTGCCCTCGATGCTCACCATGTTCCTCGGACATCTCGCCCGGTTCGGCGACGGCACCGAACTCGGCACGCTGCGCCAGGTCTTCACCAGCGGCGAGGCACTGAACCCCACCCAGAGCGAGAAGTTCGCCGGACTCGTCTCCGGCGCCCGGCTCGTCAACCTCTACGGACCCACCGAGGCGACGGTGGACGTCACCCATCAGCCGGTGGCCGGCCTCGGCCACCTCGCCCGGCTGCCCATCGGCCGGCCCATCGACAACATCCGGCTGTACGTACTCGACGCCGAAGGCCGCCGGAGCGCCGTGGGTGTTCCCGGCGAACTCCACATCGGGGGCGCCGGCGTGGCCCGCGGCTACCTCGGGCGGCCCGAGCTGACCGCGGAGAAGTTCGTCACCGGCGCGGCCGTACGCGCCGCCACCGGCGAGGAGCGGCTGTACCGCACCGGGGACCGGGCCCGCCTGCTGCCCGACGGCACGCTCGACTACCTGGGCCGCGTCGACCTCCAGGTGAAGGTGCGCGGCTTCCGTGTCGAGCCGGGCGAGATCGAGGAGCGACTGCGCGCCCACGACCAGGTGCGCGACGCGGCGGTAGTCGCCGTCGACGACGGCTGGCAGACGTCGCTGCGCGGCTTCGTCGTCCTGGACGGCGAGGCGAGCGAGGCGGCTCTGAAGGAGCACATCCGCCAGGAGCTGCCGGAGTACATGATCCCCGGCCGCGTCCTGGAGCTGGAGCAGCTCCCGCTCACGCCCAACGGCAAAGTGGACCGGGCGTACCTGCGCACTCCCGAAGCCCTGAGCAGGAAAGCACCCGCCCATGTGGCGCCGCGGGACGAACGCGAGGAGACCCTCACCGGCATCTGGCGGGACGTCCTCGGTGTCGCACGGGTCGGCGTGCACGACAACTTCTTCGCCCTGGGCGGCAACTCGATCCATTTCGTGTCCGTGCTCGCCAAATCCCGTGCGAAGGGCCTCGACTTCACCTTCCAGCAACTGTTCCGGCACCAGACCATCGCCCAGCTCGTCGAGTCCATCGACGGTGACGCCACGACCGGTGACGTGGTCGCGGACGTGGCGGCACGCGGCGCCTTCCAGCCGTTCGAGCTGATCTCCGAGGCCGATCGGGCCCTGCTGCCCGAGGACGCGGAGGACGCCTACCCGCTGTCCATGCTCCAGGCGGGCCTGATCTTCCAGACCGAGATCACCGGCGGCCTCGGCCAGTACCACGACGTGCTGAGCTACTCGATCACCGGCGCCTTCGACACCGAGGCGTTCACCGAGGCCGTCCGGCAACTGACCGGCCGGCACCCGATCCTGCGCACCACCTACCACCTCACCGGCTACAGCGAGTTCCTCCAGATCGTCCACCGCGACGTGCCGCCGCCCCTGACCGTCGACGACCTGCGCCACCTCGACGAGGCCGGACAGGAGGCCTGGCACGAGGCGTGGCTGGCCCGCGAGAAGTCCCGCGCATTCGTGTGGGAGGCGGGCGGCCTGGTCACCCTCCATGTGCAGGTGCTCGGCGAGGACCACTACCGCTACACGGTCAGCCAGCACAACTCGGCACTGGACGGCTGGTCCATCTCCCTGCTGCACACCCAGCTGTTCGAGCTGTACCACCAGATCCGTGAGGGCCGCGACACCTCCCGCCCCCCGGTCGACAACCACCTGCGCAACTTCGTCGGCCTGGAGCAACAGGCCCTGCGGTCACCGGAGTCGAAGGACTTCTGGCGCTCGGTGCTTGCGGACCCGCGTCCCGCGAGCGTGCCGCCGCGGCCCGGCGCCGAGCACACCGACGACTTCAGCGTCGTCCTGCGCGACGTCCCGCTGCCCGCGGGTCTCGCACGGCGCGTCGAGGCCACCGCCGACGCCCTGTCCGTGCCGTTCAAGGACGTACTGCTCGCCGCCCACATGAAGGTCCTCGGCCTGGTCACGGGCCAGGACACGGTGATGACCGGCTACGAGCACAGCGGCCGGCCCGAGCTGCCCGGCGCGGAGACCACGCTCGGCCTGCACCTGAACACCGTCCCCTTCCAGGTGGACGTGGCGAGCGGCACCTGGGCGGACCTCGTCCGCCGCGTCTACCAGGCCGAGCTGGACCTGCTGCCCCACCGCCGCTACCCCATGGCCAAGATGAAGCAGGACCTCGCCACCCAGCGCACCCTGTTCGAGACCACCTTCAACTTCACGCACTTCTACCTGCTGAAGAACCTCAGGCGACTGCCCGAGTTCTCCCTGCTGGGCATGCGCGTGGACTCGGAGACGGAGTTCCCCTTCCGGACGGAGTTCTCCCGCAACTTCTTCACCGACGAGGTCGAACTCTGCCTGCATTACCACACCCACCTCTACGACGAGGACCAGATCGACCGGATCGGCGGCTACTTCGTCCGCGTACTGGAGTCGATGACGAGTGAGCCGGACGCCCCGCACGAGGCGCGCCGGCTGCTCGCCGACGAGGACGCGGCACTGCTGGGCCTCGCCCCCGCGGAGCCACGCGCCGAGTCCGGCACGAGCGGTCCGGCCGAGGGCACGGCCTCCGCGGCCACCCTCGCCCGCATCCGTACGGCCTGGGCCGGCGTTCTCGGCCTGCCGGAGCAGGAGATCGGCGCCGACGCCGACTTCTTCGCCCTGGGCGGCAACTCGCTCTCCGCGCTCCGCGTGGTCCTGGAGCTCGACGGCCTGGTCACGCTCTCCGACCTGACCCGCGTACCCCGCCTGACCGGCCTCGCCGCCCTCGTCGACACCCGCGAACAGGACGACGAGGAGGAACTGCTGCACCTGCTGTCGTCCACCGCCGACGGAGCCCGGGCCGCGGTCGTCTGCGTGCCCTACCCCTGCGGCCACCCGGTCAACTTCAAACCGCTCGCCGACGCCATCGGCGAACTCACCGACGCGCTGGTGGTGTACGGACTCGAACCGCCCGGGCACAACCCGAGCCGCCCGGGAGACTTCACCGACGTCACCGAGACGGTCGAGCGGACGGTGGCGCGGATCGAGGCGACGGCCGATCTGCCCCTCATCCTGTGGGGCCACTGTGGCGGCGCCGCCGTCACCGTCGAGCTGGCCCGGGTACTGGAGGAACGCGGATTCGACCTGCGGCACGTCTTCATCGGCTCCAAACTGCTGCCGCTCGCGTCGGAGATGCGGGAGTCCATCGAGATGATCGAGAGCTGGACCGACGACGAGATCATCCGCTACATGGTCGAGGAGACCGGCTACAGCGAGCTGGACGGTCTCGACACCCGGTACACCTCGTTCACCGGCAGTCTGTTCCGGCACGACGTGTGCGGCGGCTACCGCTACTTCATCGGCCTGACCGACGGCGGGCCCGACTGGCGGATCCAGGCGCCGGTCACGATCGTCGTCGCCGACGACGACAAGGGGCTGACCCACGCCGCCGACGCGTTCCGCTGCTGGGAACGCGTGGCCGACCACGTCGACTTCCAGCGGTTGTCCTCGGGCGGCCACTACTTCGTGCGGGGCAACCCCGCCGAGACCGGCGAACTCATCCGACGGGCCTGGGCGTCCGCGGCCGAACTGGAGAACTGA